In the Candidatus Margulisiibacteriota bacterium genome, one interval contains:
- the rfbB gene encoding dTDP-glucose 4,6-dehydratase, giving the protein MRILVAGGAGFIGCNFIRFILTNYSEVEIINFDKLTYAGNLENLLDIEHDPRYSFIKGDICDPMAVDKAVAKLGAKGMIVNFAAETHVDRSIVSAGSFIQTDVYGIMVLLEAVRKHKVARYLHVSTDEVYGSTEHGSFNERSNLEPNSPYAASKAGGDLIVRSYCRTYGVPAVITRSSNNYGPYQYPEKLIPLFITNLLEKKKVPLYGDGRNVRDWLYVEDNCSAIDLVLRKGEIGEIYNIGGGNERQNLEITRLILKTLDLDPKKWIEPVKDRPGHDRRYSVDCGKIKKLGWRPAKSFEPGLLETIDWYRENRPWWQKIKEKQAGFKKFYQQWYQKKS; this is encoded by the coding sequence ATGAGGATACTGGTTGCCGGAGGGGCCGGGTTTATCGGATGTAATTTTATCCGTTTCATTTTAACCAATTATTCTGAAGTTGAGATCATTAATTTTGACAAGCTGACCTATGCCGGTAACCTGGAAAACTTGCTCGACATCGAGCATGATCCCCGTTATTCCTTCATAAAGGGGGATATTTGCGACCCAATGGCGGTCGATAAAGCGGTTGCCAAGCTTGGCGCCAAAGGAATGATCGTCAATTTTGCCGCCGAGACCCATGTTGACCGCTCTATTGTCTCGGCCGGTTCTTTTATTCAGACCGATGTTTATGGGATCATGGTCCTGCTTGAAGCGGTCAGGAAGCACAAGGTCGCCCGCTACTTGCATGTTTCAACCGATGAGGTTTACGGTAGCACTGAACATGGCTCATTCAACGAACGGTCCAACCTGGAGCCGAATTCTCCTTATGCCGCTTCGAAAGCCGGTGGTGATTTAATTGTCCGTTCATATTGCCGGACCTATGGGGTTCCGGCGGTTATCACGCGCTCTTCCAATAATTACGGGCCGTATCAATATCCCGAAAAATTGATCCCTCTTTTTATTACCAATTTGCTGGAAAAGAAGAAGGTCCCGCTTTATGGCGACGGCAGGAATGTGCGCGATTGGCTTTATGTCGAAGATAATTGCTCGGCGATCGACCTGGTTCTTAGGAAGGGGGAGATCGGCGAGATCTATAATATTGGCGGAGGGAACGAACGGCAAAACCTGGAAATAACCAGGCTTATATTAAAAACGCTTGATCTTGATCCCAAGAAATGGATCGAACCGGTTAAAGACCGCCCCGGTCATGATCGCCGTTATTCTGTTGATTGCGGAAAGATCAAGAAACTGGGCTGGCGTCCGGCTAAATCGTTCGAGCCCGGATTGCTTGAAACGATCGATTGGTATCGGGAAAACCGGCCTTGGTGGCAAAAGATCAAAGAGAAGCAGGCGGGCTTTAAGAAGTTTTACCAGCAATGGTACCAAAAAAAGAGCTAA
- a CDS encoding NTP transferase domain-containing protein, which yields MKGIILAGGTGSRLYPLTKVTNKHLLPVGKWPMIYHPIKKLVNAGIEEILIVTGVEHMGDIVNLLGSGREFGCRFTYKVQDEAGGIAQALGLAENFVGSDKMIVILGDNIFQDDLSFFVEKYSKQTRGARILIKKVQDPQRFGVVELNGDKIVSIEEKPKRPKSNFAVTGIYFFDAEVFTIIKKLKPSGRGELEITDVNRAYAKRGGLGFDIISGWWSDAGTFESLERAAKMVENGEG from the coding sequence ATCAAGGGGATAATATTGGCGGGCGGGACCGGTTCTCGCCTTTATCCTTTGACCAAAGTAACCAACAAACATCTTTTACCGGTCGGGAAATGGCCGATGATCTATCATCCGATAAAAAAACTGGTTAATGCCGGCATTGAAGAGATCCTGATCGTTACCGGCGTTGAGCATATGGGGGACATTGTTAATCTCCTTGGGAGCGGCAGGGAATTTGGCTGTCGTTTTACTTATAAAGTCCAGGACGAAGCTGGGGGGATCGCTCAAGCGCTTGGCCTGGCCGAAAATTTTGTCGGGTCAGATAAAATGATCGTTATTTTGGGGGATAATATTTTCCAGGATGACTTATCCTTCTTTGTGGAAAAATATTCTAAACAAACGCGCGGGGCCAGGATCCTGATCAAAAAGGTCCAAGACCCTCAGCGTTTTGGTGTGGTTGAATTAAATGGGGACAAAATCGTTTCCATTGAAGAAAAACCAAAAAGGCCAAAGAGCAATTTTGCGGTGACCGGGATCTACTTTTTTGATGCCGAAGTTTTTACCATAATAAAAAAACTTAAACCTTCGGGTCGCGGAGAACTGGAGATAACCGATGTCAATCGGGCCTATGCCAAACGCGGCGGATTGGGCTTTGATATTATCAGCGGCTGGTGGAGCGACGCGGGGACCTTTGAGTCTCTGGAGCGGGCCGCCAAGATGGTAGAAAATGGTGAAGGATAA